The following are encoded together in the Halopiger aswanensis genome:
- a CDS encoding GNAT family N-acetyltransferase encodes MTQKNALEFEHADRRTIYEFVERRGAVDAEDAREELAIEPARFRHHVAILKRDGRLEERDDTLQVAIDAGTEEEYVADDLEFHIRPARQGDLTGIVGAIRAVAAEKTYIEAETVADEIDHENALLRHNDLESRLFFVATVEDEVVGWVHLHAPELDKLSHTAELTVGVLEAYRGHGIGSHLLERGLEWAASNGYEKVYQSVPATNAGAIGFLEAHDWETEAVREDHYKLEGDYVDEVMMAVEL; translated from the coding sequence ATGACACAGAAAAACGCACTCGAGTTCGAGCACGCGGACCGGCGGACGATCTACGAGTTCGTCGAGCGACGGGGCGCCGTCGACGCCGAAGACGCCCGCGAGGAACTCGCTATCGAGCCGGCCAGGTTCAGACACCACGTTGCCATCCTCAAACGCGACGGCCGCCTCGAGGAGCGCGACGACACGCTGCAGGTCGCGATCGACGCCGGCACCGAAGAGGAGTACGTCGCCGACGACCTCGAGTTCCACATTCGGCCGGCGCGCCAGGGCGATCTGACGGGGATCGTCGGCGCGATCCGTGCGGTCGCCGCGGAGAAGACCTACATCGAGGCCGAGACCGTCGCCGACGAGATCGACCACGAGAACGCGCTGCTCCGGCACAACGACCTCGAGTCGCGGCTGTTCTTCGTCGCAACCGTCGAGGACGAGGTCGTCGGTTGGGTCCACCTCCACGCGCCGGAACTTGACAAGCTGAGCCACACCGCCGAGTTGACCGTCGGCGTCCTCGAGGCCTACCGCGGCCACGGTATCGGCTCACACCTCCTCGAGCGGGGGCTGGAGTGGGCGGCGTCCAACGGCTACGAAAAAGTCTACCAGAGCGTGCCCGCTACCAACGCGGGCGCGATCGGGTTCCTCGAGGCCCACGACTGGGAGACCGAAGCCGTCCGCGAGGACCACTACAAGCTCGAGGGCGACTACGTCGACGAGGTGATGATGGCGGTCGAACTGTAG
- a CDS encoding DUF2267 domain-containing protein produces MQYDDFIGEVQHRAQLDSREAALSISRATLTTLSERIQPGEAENLGAQLPEELGRFLEEVDDVERFEFDEFVDRVAERQEIGEGDPADAAFHAQVVVDVVDEAVTEGAIDDIKEQLPDDEGYETLFEIAAGAESPAPDSQD; encoded by the coding sequence ATGCAGTACGACGACTTCATCGGTGAAGTCCAGCACCGCGCACAACTCGACTCCCGCGAGGCCGCGCTGAGCATCTCCCGTGCGACCCTGACGACTCTCTCCGAGCGCATCCAGCCGGGCGAAGCCGAGAACCTTGGCGCCCAACTTCCCGAGGAACTCGGCCGCTTCCTCGAGGAGGTCGACGACGTCGAGCGGTTCGAGTTCGACGAGTTCGTCGATCGCGTGGCCGAACGCCAGGAGATCGGCGAGGGCGATCCGGCCGACGCGGCGTTCCACGCGCAGGTCGTCGTGGACGTCGTCGACGAAGCGGTCACCGAGGGCGCGATCGACGATATCAAGGAACAACTGCCGGACGACGAGGGCTACGAGACGCTGTTCGAAATCGCGGCGGGAGCGGAGAGTCCGGCGCCCGACTCGCAGGACTAA
- a CDS encoding 2Fe-2S iron-sulfur cluster-binding protein, whose protein sequence is MPTIEFRGREIECERGRVLRDVLLEAGESPHNGRANWLNCRGHGTCGTCAVAIEGDVSDPTAAERRRLSIPPHDPDSGLRLSCQTRVEGDLEVRKYDGFWGQRVPDADAAESPAEPTSSEDER, encoded by the coding sequence ATGCCGACGATCGAGTTTCGCGGACGGGAAATCGAGTGCGAACGCGGACGCGTCCTCCGTGACGTCCTCCTGGAAGCGGGCGAGTCGCCCCACAACGGCCGTGCGAACTGGCTCAACTGTCGCGGACACGGCACCTGCGGAACCTGTGCCGTCGCGATCGAGGGCGACGTGAGCGACCCGACCGCAGCCGAACGACGCCGTCTCTCCATCCCGCCGCACGACCCGGATTCCGGGCTCCGGCTCTCGTGCCAGACGCGGGTCGAGGGCGACCTCGAGGTTCGGAAGTACGACGGCTTCTGGGGGCAGCGGGTTCCCGACGCCGACGCAGCTGAGAGTCCGGCGGAACCGACCTCGTCCGAGGACGAGCGCTGA
- a CDS encoding redox-regulated ATPase YchF, with translation MLSIALAGKPNAGKSTFYTAATMADVDVANYPFTTIDANRGVSYVRTDCPCLEREERCNADNCEDGKRYVPIELLDVAGLVPGAHEGKGLGNQFLDELTNADVIVNVVDASGGTNEKGEPVDIGEHDPLEDIDFIEEEMDLWLAGIVDRNWESVERKSRSPDFDIDDALADMLSGFGASPKQIATVLRELDYPEDPIQWEDEHREELARLVRERTKPIVVAANKIDVAPEENVERLLELDKPVIPTTAEGELALRRAADNGLVDYDPGDETVEIGDDVNDAQREALEDLADTMAEWGGTGVQGALNHAVYDLLEHITAYPVEDAAKWSDGSGNILPDAHLLPDGSTPVDLAYAVHSDIGDGYLHAVNAKSNREVGEDYTLEEGDVIKIVSTN, from the coding sequence ATGCTTTCGATCGCGCTTGCCGGAAAGCCAAACGCCGGCAAGTCCACGTTCTACACCGCGGCGACGATGGCCGACGTCGACGTCGCCAACTACCCCTTCACGACGATCGACGCCAACCGCGGCGTGAGCTACGTCCGGACCGACTGTCCCTGCCTCGAGCGCGAGGAGCGCTGTAACGCCGACAACTGCGAGGACGGCAAGCGCTACGTCCCGATCGAACTGCTCGACGTCGCCGGCCTCGTCCCCGGCGCCCACGAGGGGAAGGGGCTGGGCAACCAGTTCCTCGACGAACTGACCAACGCCGACGTGATCGTCAACGTCGTCGACGCCTCCGGCGGCACCAACGAGAAGGGCGAACCCGTCGACATCGGCGAGCACGACCCGCTCGAGGACATCGACTTCATCGAGGAGGAGATGGACCTCTGGCTGGCCGGCATCGTCGACCGCAACTGGGAGTCCGTCGAGCGAAAGTCCCGCTCGCCCGATTTCGACATCGACGACGCCTTGGCGGACATGCTCTCGGGCTTCGGCGCCTCGCCGAAACAGATCGCGACCGTCCTCCGAGAACTCGACTACCCCGAGGACCCGATCCAGTGGGAGGACGAGCACCGCGAGGAACTCGCGCGCCTGGTCCGCGAGCGCACGAAGCCGATCGTCGTCGCCGCGAACAAGATCGACGTCGCCCCCGAGGAGAACGTCGAGCGCCTGCTCGAGCTCGACAAGCCCGTGATTCCGACGACCGCGGAGGGTGAACTCGCCCTGCGCCGAGCCGCGGACAACGGCCTCGTCGACTACGACCCCGGCGACGAGACGGTCGAGATCGGCGACGACGTCAACGACGCCCAGCGCGAGGCCCTCGAGGATCTGGCGGACACGATGGCCGAGTGGGGCGGCACGGGCGTCCAGGGCGCGCTCAACCACGCCGTCTACGACCTGCTCGAGCACATCACGGCCTACCCCGTCGAGGACGCCGCGAAGTGGTCCGACGGCAGCGGGAATATCCTGCCCGACGCGCACCTGTTGCCGGACGGCTCGACGCCGGTCGATCTGGCCTACGCCGTCCACTCCGACATCGGCGACGGCTACCTGCACGCGGTCAACGCCAAGTCGAACCGAGAGGTCGGGGAGGACTACACGCTCGAGGAGGGCGACGTGATCAAGATCGTGAGCACCAACTGA
- a CDS encoding ArsR/SmtB family transcription factor — translation MVDTDLDESGFEILAHPTRLRILAVLVDRRKTSTEPLDFAELRRRVGMRDSGNFNYHLEKLRGRFVKGTDDGYRITAAGLQVVAAALAGEYDAGEPLGPTRLEDECPVCAEPLTARYADGMLTVSCSNEHGFRNAVARRTVEERGLVDAVEVLTITTHKDLKLACDGLCPVCHGPLEWADERVTAEGLDPDFPHFSTRCDRCGASADVPVVFPLLSRPAVIAFYHEREIDIRRRPVWASEFYDGVDVADRSDATESRLAVTVSVDGDALTGILDEHLSVVSIDIDG, via the coding sequence ATGGTTGACACAGACCTCGATGAGTCCGGCTTCGAGATTCTGGCGCATCCGACGCGACTGCGTATACTGGCCGTGCTCGTCGACCGACGGAAGACGTCGACCGAGCCGCTCGACTTCGCCGAACTCCGCCGCCGGGTCGGCATGCGAGACTCGGGGAACTTCAACTACCACCTCGAGAAGCTTCGCGGCCGATTCGTCAAGGGGACCGACGACGGCTACCGAATAACCGCGGCGGGATTACAAGTGGTGGCGGCGGCGCTGGCCGGCGAGTACGACGCGGGGGAACCGCTGGGGCCGACGCGACTCGAAGACGAGTGTCCGGTCTGTGCGGAACCGCTGACCGCGCGCTACGCCGACGGAATGCTCACAGTTTCGTGCTCGAACGAGCACGGCTTTCGGAACGCGGTCGCCCGGCGAACCGTCGAAGAGCGAGGACTAGTCGACGCCGTGGAGGTGCTCACGATCACGACGCACAAGGACCTGAAACTGGCCTGCGACGGACTCTGTCCTGTCTGTCACGGCCCGCTCGAGTGGGCCGACGAGCGGGTGACCGCGGAGGGACTCGATCCGGACTTTCCGCACTTCTCGACCCGGTGCGATCGATGCGGCGCGAGCGCGGACGTGCCCGTCGTTTTTCCGCTGCTCTCCCGTCCGGCCGTCATCGCGTTCTATCACGAGCGCGAGATCGATATCCGCCGGCGACCGGTGTGGGCGTCCGAATTTTACGACGGCGTCGACGTGGCCGACCGCTCCGACGCGACCGAATCGCGGCTCGCAGTGACGGTCTCGGTCGACGGGGACGCGCTAACCGGTATCCTCGACGAGCACCTGTCCGTCGTTTCGATCGACATCGACGGCTGA